Genomic segment of Panicum virgatum strain AP13 chromosome 2K, P.virgatum_v5, whole genome shotgun sequence:
gggctccacccgtcgcttcgatagcgatctccttgttgtgtagtttaatctctgacgagctaaccaatgagaaagtgttgatatagctagcctagcacagctgactcgagctctgatttttaccttgctcccggcctaaagcatcttttatctttataTATCCAAGAggatagtttgtgtgtgtgtcacactacctcctaccatgttattatcttacccctgtttatacatgagaatatccaatctagatagagttcacccactaatctatatattctctcactcaccgtcttccctgcggaaatataaatgacaccccggtatactcccgagtaaaatgctacagcggtattctgagcgcttgcggatttattcgtggttcatgaaatactgccacccccaAATTGGCGTATGCGGGCGTCAttgctggtgacgttggtaggcgccaacagggagattgaagcgcatctaggccgatagatgctaatggtaagttttggtgattaatgacaaccgtatgcgactaacgtgtgttttgaattAAAAATCAGTGATTagtttagtctcatatgaaatgtgaaaggagacccctcaattcgaaacaatcatgcgtgccagggactcaatttcaaagattaaggacatttctagtctcaagtgtcacaaggagatgaaggacacttgatttagctagggtttatagtttttattttttgaccgtactattaagaggggttcatgagttagtagtttgaccaaaattgagttggccttagaaatcttacacactcgctcaaaaacagctcaagatagTCAAAAGAAGTCAACACGACACTtgaaagaagaaacaatcaaagttacATTCAACTCCAAGTCAATTTAGCTGAAAACGAAGAAAAatagtagcaccggtttaaccgatgctcaTCATCGGTGCATCCAAcgcttggcggaaggaccgatgccctgtcggccTATCTCCTCTGGATGCAAACAGAAGTCAAGTTAACACaatctatagcaccggttgaaccgacgctcccAAATAAAGCACTGGTATAATAGAtgtaccatgttccagagagcatgtttggtggacctcaactcgccttcagcaccggttgatccgacgcttcagaaacaaccatcggtgcattggatgtactatattctagagagcttgtttgagtggatcagtgaacctcttcagcaccggttgaaccgatgccccttcGGAGCATGtaccggtgtaatgacgcaagcctggacATTGTGTCAGAACTCCCAACGATTactatttggacacagagagaccggttgaaccgacgccctcAACTTTAacaccgtcggttcttccgatgatCACGATTTTTCTACAGTGAACTttcaacggctatgtgaccctctccactctatataagggcacccctgACTCATTTAAGCTGCCTTTGacgcattgaatacctgaggccacccttgagaagtgAAGAGAGTGAGTTGAGCAATGAGATGAAGATCTAGAGCATTAATTATGATCCAACCTTGAAGaattgatcttgctagtgtgtttTTCCATAGGCAAATTGAACATGTTAGTGTGTTTACCCACCTAAGGATCATTTGCTAGTGTGTTCTAGTGATTAGGTTTTAAATTTATaaattgggcaatactagtctagatTAAGGATTGTATAGAAATttaaaaaagtcccaattcaaccccccttcttAGGCCTCGATCCTTTCATAGCTTACGCCCACGCGCGCGCGAATGACGCTGTCGGCGGCGCCGATGGAGCCGGCGGTGACGTACCAGATGCGCAGCCGTCCTCATCGGCGAATCGAACCACCGTGGTGTCCGCTTTACTCCTGCCGGTGCGGCGGctcccctcgccgtcgccggcgatcaTTGCGTCTACGTCCGCGGCGGTGACACGGCATGGGCAATCgcgcggggaagaaggggaAAAAAGACTACCCAGTCTTTGCACTTATCCAAATCAATCGTAGACGCACAATTCCGATCCATCGTCCATAATTACACCCGGGGTGgatggtatttcatttaccgtccaccccgggaCGCTACTCCGCTTGCCGACCGCCCCTGGGACCTGCCATCTCGCCCAACGCCGCTGCATTCTGGCTGCTTCCTACGTACTTGGGGTCGGCCCGCACGCCCGGGGCACGTCTGCGCGACGGCGCCGGCAGGTTGGCGCTGTGATTCTTTGACGGCGTTCACCGTCCGCCCGATGGCTTGCCGAGAGGTGCTGTGCGTTAGCTAGGCTGGCTGAGAGGTCCATGGCGATCCAATTCATTCGTTAGCTACCTGATAGGGCAGTGGAGCGGCAGAAGAGATGAAGAGCGCGGAGCCATCGACGCCGTGGAGACCGGTAGAGGTAGGTAGGGCTGCATGGTTGCACCCACGCGCACGCATGGCGCTGTCGCCGGCGGCTCGGAGGGAGCTGGGGATGACGTCCCAGAAGCTTAGCCTCATCAGTGAACCATCATGATGTCCAATTTACTCCTACCGTACCGGTGCCACGGCCTGCGCGCCTCATCAGTTGGAGTTTTGGTTGATTTACTTGATCTAGCCATTTGGGTCCTTTGGTTGTTCGTAGTACTAGCTGGGTGTGATTTGTTCCGGCATCCAGGACATGCCGGCAGTGGGCCCAATGATCGTTTCCCATTGTATGGAGCAGGACAGCAGCGACAGCCAACAAACAGTGGAGCGGCGCTCTGGGTGTTTGGGAGAATATGTGTTCGCGGATAGGGAGGGCAGAGGCAGCGTGTTCttgacggcggcgcgcgcggcagcaGAAGAAGAGTGCGCCAGCGCTGAGAACGCGAGCCGAGCAAGGACGTTGTGGAGGCGACTGCGCCGAGGGATGATACAATAGTATCTGTGGGCGCTGATTGCACTACAAAGTTCTGGCTTGTGAAAGATAATTCTAAACGCAAACAGAAGGGATGGTATGGTTCCTTCAAACAGATAGATTCTAAGTAAGTATGCTTGCACCATTTTTTacttcatatatgtgtcttTACAAAAATAGCTTGTCAAATATATGACAAGTTTTATCTCAGGTCACTCAAGATCGTAAAGAATCATGATACAGTAGTTTTATGCACCGACTCATCAAGGTGAGAAATTTTTGTCAATCTGAGATAGATAATATAATTCTTAATTTGATATCATGTTGGACTCacatatcatatttagcattcTGATATCTCATTATGCATATGCATGCTATCCCACGAATTATTATATTATATGGTAAGATATAAACTTTTATGGCATTCAATATACATGCATTCCATATGGTGTAATCCATGTACCCTGGCGCAATTAAACAATGGCGCATATTTGCTTTTGTCAGTACAAGTATAATTAAAGTAGGGTGCATATGCTCAAGGACACTGAACATGCACCCCTAAACTCCCTCTCAACAACCCAAATGACATTTGGTTTTTCCATTTAttagtttttgtttttcttgGATGAATCATATGCAAAGTCTTTGTTTGTTTTAGGTGTCAATCAGGACAGGTTGAGACTTTTATAGCAAGTGGGTGCgctcaaaacaaaatttgtgTGTATATCCAGGACATCATAGTAGGTTTTTCTTTGCTGTTTTTTTCTAAAAGATCTGTTTGGTGTTTGGACAAGCACAATCTTTCTTGTTTTATTTATAATTAACAATATTGTATTATATATGTAGGTTGATCCAAATGACAGACTTCATTATCGCACTGAAACTGCAAGATTTCAAACTGTTGCTGAAGAGGTCAAAGTCTACAAGGGGGCTATTAATCACATAAAATGGCATCTACAGGTAAACTATAAAAAAAACTATGGAATCTTTTTAGACATTTTTTTGGTTGTCTATTCTGATTACTACTAATTgcagaaatagagaaaatttgTCTCCGCAAGTTCAGATGGTACAGTTAGGATATGAGAGGTTGAGGATTGAGGGGTTATGATTTTTTAAGATTCTTGTAAGAAAATAGCAGACGCTTATGTATGCAACAAATCGTCTTGCTACTGCTGCAAACTCAGTTTTTTGTAGCGGTTGATTCTACAACTGAGTTTGATGATGGTGAAACCGAAGGATAGTCTATTCCTAGACAATGCTGTCTAGAAGTTCTAGCTTAGCAGAATTTATTGTTATGTACAATTAAACCTTCCTTTTTTTTGCCTCATATGCTCCTGTTAATTCTATTCAGGTTGATAGGTTTAACTCATCCTCTACAGTAACTTGTTTAAGGGTTTGGTGCTCCCCATGTTCAACCATTTGTCCAACACACATCACTTTACTAGATTGTTAGATCTGTGGAGAAGTCTAGATGGAGTTATTGGGTCCGTGATATTACAAGGTGCCCTGAGTCCTTGACCTAACACCACCAAACAAATGCCCCGTTTTAAGCATTAGCCTACTGATTAATCTCCTTTTCTACATCCCAGTGTttaaaatagcgggctaagaCATTTAGCCGTTAGTGTTTGTAGAGGTTAAAAAAAACTATAGCGGGTTATAACAGTTAAATCTTTTAGCGGTTCTGTAAATACCATGTGTGGAGAAATTGGTGACTCTCACCAACTTTATATGGGAACTCAACTTTTTATTCATCAAAACTTAATACAATATAGGACCATTGCACTTTTTATGTAGCTACCATAACATAACACTACTACACTATATGGCGATCTTGCCATTTCCTATttgagacctcttatgccaTGGTATGGCAAGAGAGGAGGGAAACACCCTTATTTATAGGACTCCATGGATTATATAGTTtttgtatatatatttttacaaaatatctaactttaGAATGTTACTCATACTTATCTAACCATGcaaatatctaatttctagagtattccATATTTCACCATGAAGCATGGTAACCATGATTCATTTGTACTCTAATTTTTTAGAAGCTTCTCACAATTATGCATTTCTACAATAACACAATGCAATAATAGGTTAGACAGGAAAATCTGAGACAACAGCGACAGCCAACAAACGGTGGTGGAGCGGCGCTCTGGGTGTTTGGGAGAATGTGTTCGCGAACATGAAGGGCAGAGGCAGCGTGTTCttgacggcggcgcgcgcggcagcaGAAGAAGAGCGTGCCAACGCGGAGAACTCGAGCCGAGCAAGGACGCTCTGGAGGCGGCCGCGCCGAGGGAGCCAGCGAATTGAACCACGGTCGTGTCCGCCTTACTGTGCCGCGCGTAGCCTCGCCGGCGATCAACGCGCCGTCCTAGGGGGTAATAACGGCGCGGGCAGCCAATCGGGGAAGAAGACCGGAAGAGGAGAGAAACGGCCATTGCGGGCTTCGTTGGACTGTCCTCCTCGGCCACGGCGATGTGCCTCTCTCCTGCAGCACCAACGTGGCCACGCGGGATGGGCACGAAGAAGATGGAACCTGGTGGCGTCCGATCGTTGATGCGTATCGGCGACTGAAATTTGGAGCGGGACAATGGCACTGTACAAAACGCCACGGTAGTATCTGACATCAGCTCGCTGTGCAGGGTTTTCCAATTGCCATCGCAAACCCTGTACAGTGTACTGATGCTTCAGGTCCTCTTGGAGTCATGGTTGATTTACTTGATCAAGCCCTTTGGGTTCAATGGTTTTAGTTTTTCGTAGTCCAGTAGTGGTAACTAGTAAGTAGCTGGTTGTTATTTGTTGTTACAAAGTGCACATCTTGCACATTCgcaaggggaaaaaaagaatgTTCTGCAGCGAGCCTAAAACAAAGCTTACGATATCAACTTGCTGACGTTTTCTTGACAGAAGAGGAGTGCCCAACCATGTAGGACGCGAACCCCCACACTGTGATCACCAGAGCCAAGGTCTTGAACATGCTCATCGGGTCATGGAACCAGATCACGGCGGCGACGCTCGTCAGGGGCAACCTGACGGCGTTCAGCACGCCGGCGAGGACGGTCGACGCCAGGAACAGCGCGCCGGTGCCGCCGAGCACGCCTAGCTGGAACGTGACGGCCGTCCACACCATCACGTTGGCGtacgcggcctcgccgccgcgcgcgaacCACGCCGCCTCGCGCTGCATCGCCGGGAAgccctcggcggcggcaagcCCCACGGAGGTGAAGGCGAACGCGCAGAGCGACACCGCCGCCTGCTGCTCCAGCACCACGTGGAAGGACCGCCGGCCGAGGACCCTGGCGAAGACGAGCTCCGAGAGCGCGAAGATGAGGCCGTGGAGCGCCGACCCGAGCACGTCCAGGGCGAAACCGAGCGCGTACTGCCGCGCCATCACGCCGGGCGGCCTGTCCGACCTTGAGTCCAGCACGACGATCGCCACGCCGCCAGCGATCAGCGCGTCGTCCGCGGCGGGGACGGCACGGGCCATCGCGCGGAGAAGAAGGTGTAAAAAGAAGACTACCCAGTCTTTGCAATTAACCAAGACAATCACAGCCACACAATCTCCATCCAACGCCCGTAAGAGAactcaggggtggacggtatttcatttaccgtccacccctggtcgTTACTCCGCTTGCCGACCGCCCATGGGACCTGCGGTCTTGCCTAACGCCGCCGCGTTCCGGCCGCACGCCCGGCGTACTCCAGAACCACGTGGAAGGACCGCCCTCGCGAAGATGAGCTCCGAGGGCGCGAAGATGAGGCCGTGGAGCGCCGACCCGAGCACGTCCAGGGAGAAGCCGAGCGCGTACTGCCGCGCCGTCACGCCGGGCGGCCTCTGTCCGACCCGGAGTCCAGCGCGACGATCGCCACGACGGCGGTGATCACGACAACGGCGTTGAGGGAGGACAGGCTCAGCCTCTTCTTGGCAACGGCGCGACCGAAGAGCGCGGCGAACGCGGGCGACAACACGGCGACGAGTGAAGCCGTGGACGTCGGGAGGTACGCGTACATGAGGTTGTCGGCGGAGGGTGCCGAGGAGGTTGTCGAGCTGGGAGTATGTCAGTGCGGTGCGTGACCATGTCAGGCCGTAGCCGTCGTCGGCCAAGATGAAGGCCGGCTTGGCGGAGAACGCCGGCAGCTTGATCCATACCAGGAGGTAGCCGGTCGACCACCGGCTGGTCGGGCTAGCACGGGTCGTAGCTCTTGGTGCACATGGCCGGCAACTGCGCTGCTCGTTACACACTCCTAGTCCAGCAATTTAGCTAACGCATGGAATGGAAATGCTGTGCATGAGCCGATGGCTATCAGGATGGAGAGTTGGTCTATTTGTATGGGAGATGAGGTGATCGAATGCAGGATTTTTGTTTCCCTTTGTGCTTAGAAAAAGAATGACAGGAATTTTGTCCATGTTCCTTAAAAACCAATGGCAATGCGATTCGTCTCCATTCACTGCACTCAAACAAGGGCAATGCGATTCGTCTCTCTTATTTCTATTAGATctgaaattgaaaaaaaaatagcattATACGAGAAACTCACCCTTCTCACGGACTTCCCCTTGTCATgcgctatttttttattttttaattattttcttatttttca
This window contains:
- the LOC120695479 gene encoding probable purine permease 5, producing the protein MCTKSYDPSTTSSAPSADNLMYAYLPTSTASLVAVLSPAFAALFGRAVAKKRLSLSSLNAVVVITAVVAIVALDSGSDRPPGVMARQYALGFALDVLGSALHGLIFALSELVFARVLGRRSFHVVLEQQAAVSLCAFAFTSVGLAAAEGFPAMQREAAWFARGGEAAYANVMVWTAVTFQLGVLGGTGALFLASTVLAGVLNAVRLPLTSVAAVIWFHDPMSMFKTLALVITVWGFASYMVGHSSSVKKTSAS